AATCGCAGCCCATCTTGCCAGGCGTTGTTTTGCCAAATATTGCATTAAAATTGGCACCATCGTAGTACAGCAAAGCTCCTTTGTCATGCAGAATTTTTGCAATTTCAACAACGTCCTTCTCGAAAATGCCTAAAGTGTTAGGATTGGTCAGCATTAAACAAGCGCTCTTTTCGCTTACTGCCTTCTCTAAAGCCTCTAAATCAATCAAACCGTTTTTAGAATTTAAATTTATAATTTCTAACCCAGCCATTCGCGCGCTTGCAGGATTAGTACCGTGAGCGGTATCCGGAATTATTACCTCAGTTCTATCTTCGTTATTAAATTTATGATAAGCTTTTACCATCAAAAGTCCGGTGAGCTCGCCATGCGCTCCAGCTGCAGGCTGAAGTGTTGTAGCTTGCATACCTGAGATTTTGCATAGTAAATTTTGCAGCTCATATAATATTCTCAATGCGCTTTGAGCTGAGTCTTCAGATTGATAAGGATGTAAACTTGCAAACTTTTCGCTACTTGCAAATTCTTCTAAAAATTTGGGCGTATACTTCATTGTGCAAGAGCCGAGCGGATAAAAGCCAGTATCTACACAGTAATTCATTTGCGAAAGTCTTGTATAATGCCTTACAAGCTGAGCTTCAGGAATTTGTGGTATTTTAGGTGCAGTTGCAGAAATCAAGCTTGACGGTAACGAGTTTTTAATATCATCGGGTAAGGGCAATACCTCGCTTTGTTGCGCTAACTCAAAAATGAGTTTTTCCTTATACCTAGCCTGTCTGAACTCGCTACTTGCCATTTTTTTCAGCCTTTAACATACACTCTCAAGAGCAGCCACTAACCTTTCAATATCTTCTGGTGTGTGAGTCTCAGTTATCGCGCATAGTAGGGTATCTTTTAGTTCTGGAAACGCTTTTTCTAACACGATACCAAATTCTATACCTTTTTCAATGAGCGAATCACGAACCTCAGATGCATTATTGATTTTAA
This window of the Candidatus Thermoplasmatota archaeon genome carries:
- the gcvPB gene encoding aminomethyl-transferring glycine dehydrogenase subunit GcvPB, yielding MASSEFRQARYKEKLIFELAQQSEVLPLPDDIKNSLPSSLISATAPKIPQIPEAQLVRHYTRLSQMNYCVDTGFYPLGSCTMKYTPKFLEEFASSEKFASLHPYQSEDSAQSALRILYELQNLLCKISGMQATTLQPAAGAHGELTGLLMVKAYHKFNNEDRTEVIIPDTAHGTNPASARMAGLEIINLNSKNGLIDLEALEKAVSEKSACLMLTNPNTLGIFEKDVVEIAKILHDKGALLYYDGANFNAIFGKTTPGKMGCDLVHFNLHKTFGAPHGGGGPGAGPVSVTKELARFLPTPVVEYNKNSKKYYLDYSIPHSIGKVKMFYGNFQVLLKAYLYIRLLGSNGLREVTDYAVLNSNYLLKKLKYILELPFEKVPRLHEFVLSAKNLKSKNIRALDLAKALLDYGLHAPTIYFPSVVEEALMIEATETEHKSELDKFVEALSEIVKIAVPNYIPKNTSVGRVDEVKAARNAIISWKDCRNL